A window from Fusarium musae strain F31 chromosome 8, whole genome shotgun sequence encodes these proteins:
- a CDS encoding hypothetical protein (EggNog:ENOG41), producing the protein MKFASSLFLIANVATGALALKGDGAACELNIECLSGYCMPHTGSDQYVCWGERRKGDWCNVNYTGTVCNRGLTCKSYQGSFFLGKCS; encoded by the exons ATGAAGtttgcctcttctctctttctcatcgCCAACGTGGCTACTGGAGCACTTGCTCTTAAAGGAGATGGCGCCGCGTGTGAGTTGAACATCGAGTGTCTCAGCGGATACTGCATGCCTCATACAGGCTCGGACCAATACGTATGCTGGGGTGAGCGCCGTAAGGGAG ACTGGTGCAACGTCAACTACACCGGAACTGTGTGCAACAGAGGACTGACGTGTAAATCTTACCAGG GAAGCTTCTTCCTTGGCAAGTGCTCCTAA
- a CDS encoding hypothetical protein (EggNog:ENOG41): protein MADDKSPSPNQGLVAETQSPPREDPLEVDEEENTIKNGRRYHAFREGAYFVPNDEEEQTRMDLVHHIYSLMLDGALFLAPIGDHPQRVLDLGTGTGIWAIDFAETPPNCRFEVDDFEAEWLYHTPFDFIHARELEGCIGDDDRFFQQALQHLAPGGYIEMQAVAAPFLSDDGTDEKAVNAQLWLKTLCEGSAKFGKPIDCAPLWKDKLIAAGFENVREEIRKMPLGSWPKDPKLKEIGKYQSIQEAKAIESYTPQIFSAVLGWTQEEIQVFMAKVKNEIKDPSIHLYLPVHFLWGRKPAS, encoded by the exons ATGGCAGATGACAAGAGTCCGAGCCCGAACCAGGGACTCGTAGCTGAAACTCAGTCTCCTCCAAGAGAAGATCCCTTGGAAGTTGAC GAAGAGGAAAAT ACGATCAAGAACGGCCGCCGGTATCATGCTTTTCGTGAAGGTGCCTATTTCGTG CCcaacgacgaagaggagcaAACGCGAATGGACTTGGTACATCACATTTACTCTCTCATGCTAGACGGTGCTTTATTTTTGGCGCCTATTGGTGACCATCCTCAGCGTGTTCTCGATCTGGGAACTGGCACTGGTATCTGGGCGATAGACTTTGCCGA GACTCCACCAAATTGTCGATTTGAAGTAGACGATTTCGAGGCTGAATGGCTTTATCATACGCCGTTCGACTTTATCCACGCACGGGAGCTAGAAGGCTGCATTGGCGATGACGATCGGTTCTTCCAGCAAGCCTTACAACACCTAGCTCCTGGCGGCTATATCGAAATGCAAGCAGTTGCGGCGCCGTTTTTATCAGATGATGGTACGGACGAAAAGGCCGTCAACGCCCAGCTATGGTTAAAGACGCTATGTGAGGGATCTGCCAAGTTCGGCAAACCAATCGATTGTGCTCCTCTGTGGAAGGACAAGCTGATAGCTGCTGGCTTTGAGAACGTACGGGAAGAGATACGCAAG ATGCCACTCGGGTCGTGGCCCAAAGACCCGAAGCTCAAGGAAATTGGGAAATATCAGTCTATTCAAGAGGCTAAGGCTATTGAATCATACACACCGCAGATCTTCTCGGCCGTGCTTGGTTGGACACAGGAGGAAATACAGGTTTTTATGGCAAAGGTCAAGAATGAGATCAAGGATCCTTCAATTCACCTCTATCTTCCTGTTCATTTCCTTTGGGGAAGAAAACCAGCGTCTTGA
- a CDS encoding hypothetical protein (EggNog:ENOG41) yields the protein MVPQNLYLSYKRDTKYLLYWMINVSNRLLRSTDGDAQSAASVNTTGQTTVNGLISMSTLIFEHKEPVPNVIYRLFGFIIQARSLVSTTFQELMGPDSDDELKRSNESHQHFINTLRSAFKILGGEEWEKTSAAASDDSEDVEQILFANKFQELSVDKAESTDEEDDVTQPHSPVAARKVSRKPKSKGKKARKYKKPKKGKKQDTKDPATDELPIESIRIIEDSGEVGLVTDYLLAVYSTVKEWAELRAYTQNLWKEVAYEGLNSAVAGAVSNLTISMVKRTNTAIFVDFPGHDTYETIMNTITRGNMERAQGNFRLSLFAVGPDGEQHSRKETAVDIKEQFLIHAYQDLRDFVLDFQANRTGKPTKAMQAKIVKWDPNFNLERATNEERVHWRRCYTIKWLYDLVNVFSSVVVQRNTVRGEKHVYEEVDWSANGPWGVHRTIFGLEEFAGDITNMAMKKPGTNITKMIYPHHVFQMQCIVDSFTVSRGWSLSALHGHMLEAPAKKGRARRDVDLFLDRQNKRVFAGYCQTVDLLKQILEKDGKMEQQKDFFEIIKIAQLDFVDFLGEHKYTSGLDTIPPSRFADHNANGLQEYSPFLCGVGLEEGLEIAYRLGMYLWERIPEPTLMIHLHNAVVQKGYLSRPIGLCTTIEDLFKHTFFAQGRKPESGFVDALLASVGQPGSRQAQARSQAIRYRRRYADNIHQLFDLEVNQIFKRNSMLTTCRRAGWNLEAIPDDELQFGSMLFFERLSRAKHVSENELENTVLVRKARAVGMTDKEIIEATNKLSSIANNTLEVPDEVLNKYTREGFQLPPQAGSELLDGRDILDLAKFDILSDVAGIAPISSLNYLGVTCWLLITFGRIEERLKEAGNPVYFEAYEGSGPWKLEKRVALALLALKGDNEECLRIVADTLNDARSGFMDFIYWEDLEMEPREKEERADPSVGNECTVM from the coding sequence ATGGTACCGCAGAACCTCTATCTCTCTTACAAGAGGGACACAAAATACCTGTTGTACTGGATGATCAACGTGTCCAATCGTCTGCTCAGATCCACTGATGGAGATGCTCAGTCGGCCGCCTCTGTCAACACGACAGGTCAAACCACAGTAAATGGTCTGATTTCCATGTCGACACTCATTTTTGAGCACAAGGAACCTGTACCAAATGTCATCTACCGGCTTTTCGGATTCATCATTCAGGCGAGATCTCTCGTTAGCACCACGTTTCAAGAGCTTATGGGGCCTGATTCGGACGACGAGCTCAAACGAAGTAACGAAAGTCACCAACATTTCATAAACACTCTCCGCAGTGCCTTCAAGATCCTCGGCGGCGAAGAATGGGAGAAGACGAGCGCTGCGGCCAGCGACGATAGCGAGGACGTTGAACAGATTCTGTTCGCCAATAAATTCCAAGAATTGAGCGTCGACAAAGCAGAGTCgaccgatgaagaggacgatgtcACTCAACCACATTCACCAGTCGCTGCACGAAAAGTCTCACGAAAGCCAAAGAGCAAGGGCAAAAAGGCGAGAAAGTacaagaagccgaagaagggcaagaaacAAGACACGAAAGATCCTGCGACCGATGAATTACCTATTGAGAGCATCCGCATCATCGAAGATAGTGGTGAGGTCGGCCTTGTCACAGACTATCTACTCGCAGTCTACTCAACTGTCAAAGAATGGGCCGAACTCCGTGCTTACACCCAAAATCTCTGGAAAGAGGTCGCATACGAAGGTCTCAACAGTGCTGTCGCTGGAGCTGTAAGCAACTTGACAATCTCTATGGTCAAGCGCACCAACACCGCTATCTTTGTCGATTTTCCGGGTCACGACACGTACGAAACCATCATGAACACCATCACTAGAGGAAACATGGAGAGGGCACAGGGAAACTTCAGGCTGTCTCTCTTTGCGGTCGGTCCGGATGGTGAACAGCACAGTCGGAAGGAGACAGCTGTGGACATCAAGGAGCAGTTCCTTATCCACGCCTATCAGGACTTGAGGGACTTTGTGCTTGACTTCCAAGCCAATCGTACAGGCAAGCCGACAAAGGCAATGCAGGCCAAGATTGTGAAATGGGATCCAAACTTCAACTTGGAGCGCGCGACGAATGAGGAGCGAGTCCACTGGAGGCGCTGCTACACCATAAAATGGCTCTACGACCTTGTCAATGTGTTCTCGTCTGTTGTGGTTCAGAGAAACACAGTCAGAGGAGAAAAGCATGTCTACGAGGAGGTGGACTGGTCTGCCAACGGTCCTTGGGGCGTCCATCGAACCATCTTCGGTCTGGAAGAATTCGCGGGTGATATTACGAACATGGCTATGAAGAAGCCTGGaaccaacatcaccaagatgatCTATCCACATCACGTTTTCCAAATGCAATGCATCGTTGACTCATTCACTGTTTCTCGCGGTTGGTCATTAAGTGCTCTGCACGGCCATATGCTTGAAGCGCCAGCAAAGAAGGGTCGTGCCAGACGAGACGTCGACCTCTTTCTCGATCGACAGAACAAGCGCGTGTTTGCTGGGTACTGTCAGACCGTCGATTTGCTCAAACAGATTCTGGAGAAGGACGGTAAGATGGAGCAgcaaaaagacttttttgagatcatcaagatcgcGCAGCTTGATTTCGTCGATTTTCTTGGAGAGCACAAGTACACGAGCGGTCTCGATACCATACCGCCCTCGCGCTTTGCAGACCACAATGCGAATGGCTTGCAGGAGTATTCGCCATTCCTGTGTGGAGTTGGTCTTGAAGAAGGTCTTGAGATCGCTTACAGACTTGGCATGTACCTCTGGGAACGCATCCCTGAGCCAACGCTGATGATCCATCTTCACAATGCTGTTGTACAGAAGGGTTACCTCTCTAGACCTATCGGACTATGCACTACAATAGAAGATCTCTTCAAGCATACGTTCTTCGCACAAGGTCGCAAGCCGGAATCGGGCTTTGTGGATGCTCTGCTTGCGTCTGTGGGACAGCCAGGGTCGAGACAGGCGCAGGCGCGGAGTCAGGCTATTCGGTACAGACGCAGATATGCCGATAACATCCATCAGCTATTCGACTTGGAGGTCAATCAGATTTTCAAGCGTAACTCTATGCTTACTACTTGTCGCCGAGCGGGTTGGAACCTCGAGGCCATtcctgatgatgagcttcaATTCGGTAGCATGCTGTTCTTCGAACGGCTTAGTCGAGCAAAGCATGTCAGCGAAAATGAACTCGAGAACACTGTCCTTGTTCGTAAGGCGAGAGCAGTTGGAATGACTGATAAGGAGATCATCGAAGCGACAAACAAACTCTCTTCCATTGCGAACAATACGCTCGAGGTACCAGATGAGGTCTTGAACAAGTACACCCGAGAAGGCTTTCAGCTACCTCCACAAGCTGGATCAGAACTCCTCGACGGTCGCGATATTCTTGACCTAGCGAAATTCGACATTCTTTCTGACGTAGCGGGAATTGCACCAatctcaagcctcaactATCTCGGTGTGACCTGCTGGCTGCTCATCACTTTTGGGCGTATAGAGGAGCGTCTGAAAGAAGCTGGAAACCCTGTGTATTTTGAGGCTTATGAAGGATCTGGGCCTTGGAAACTGGAGAAGAGAGTTGCTCTTGCGTTACTTGCGCTGAAAGGGGATAATGAGGAGTGTTTGAGGATTGTTGCTGATACGTTGAATGACGCTCGTTCTGGATTCATGGATTTCATCTACTGGGAGGACTTGGAGATGGAGCCgagagagaaggaagaacgTGCGGACCCTAGTGTTGGAAATGAGTGCACTGTCATGTGA
- a CDS encoding hypothetical protein (CAZy:AA13), producing the protein MYTLVYGHGYLSKPMSRTGLNAEAGPDTCPECTILEPVTAWPDLDAAKVGRSGPCGYNARVSVDYNQPGANWGKEPIATYKPGQVVDVQWCVDNNGDHGGMYAYRICQDQDIVDKFLDPDYIPTEAEKQAAEDCFEEGLLPCTDVDGQECGYSPDCSADQPCHRNDWFTCKSFDGNSDGKGCRGVDNAPINSCYTSIAGGYTVSGKIKIPDYVSNHTLLSFKWNSFQTPQVYLTCADIAISA; encoded by the exons ATGTACACCCTCGTGTACGGACACGGCTACCTCAGTAAACCCATGAGCCGAACCGGTCTCAACGCTGAA GCCGGCCCAGATACATGCCCCGAGTGCACCATCCTCGAGCCCGTCACGGCCTGGCCAGACCTCGACGCCGCCAAAGTCGGACGATCTGGCCCATGCGGCTACAACGCCCGAGTCAGCGTCGACTACAACCAGCCCGGCGCCAACTGGGGCAAAGAACCCATCGCCACCTACAAACCCGGTCAAGTCGTTGATGTCCAATGGTGCGTTGACAACAACGGCGACCATGGAGGCATGTACGCCTATCGTAtctgtcaagaccaagacatcGTCGACAAGTTTCTTGATCCAGACTATATCCCcactgaagctgagaagcaaGCTGCTGAGGATTGCTTTGAAGAAGGTCTTCTACCCTgcactgatgttgatggccaGGAGTGCGGTTACAGTCCTGACTGCTCTGCTGATCAGCCGTGTCACCGCAACGATTGGTTTACTTGCAAGTCTTTCGATGGGAACTCGGATGGCAAGGGATGTCGTGGTGTTGATAATGCACCGATTAATTCGTGCTACACCTCTATTGCCGGTGGTTACACTGTATCTGGCAAGATCAAAATCCCAGACTATGTCTCGAACCATACCCTCTTGTCGTTCAAGTGGAACTCATTCCAGACTCCTCAGGTTTACTTGACTTGTGCTGATATCGCGATCTCGGCTTGA
- a CDS encoding hypothetical protein (EggNog:ENOG41), which translates to MSRLPVKKILLTGATGYVGGTILDHLVKAQDEVLKSLTIDLLIRSDDAAAKLRSAYGDRVNPIQWAGLHDVEYIKDIASNYELIINTGSGFIPDGAEAFVRGLARRVEPGVPPPWLLHISGCSNLADRPLTQKAYPDREWHDTDGNAVYEFLKSEDAREPYPQRTTEVRVLTTAEETGVRAVSLNTPVIFGAGKGLFNQQGVIIPIIMRYVIQHGYGFKLNETANWDWVHVEDLADAFVLLTRTILEREDRGVGYIPTGENGILFPAVGRALQTEIMQRCLDVAFEEGILPREDTPPSKEIRDVTLQELADEITAGLVDMAERGWAGTKSMKGTELKRLVGWNPSRLEDAWKQDFKDELEALKSGKRPWTLESCIGKAG; encoded by the coding sequence ATGTCTCGCCTTCCTGTCAAAAAGATCCTGCTTACCGGCGCAACAGGCTATGTCGGTGGTACTATTCTCGATCACCTCGTAAAAGCCCAAGACGAGGTTCTAAAAAGCCTCACAATCGACCTCCTCATTCGAAGTGATGACGCTGCCGCCAAACTTCGCTCGGCTTACGGCGACCGCGTCAATCCTATTCAATGGGCTGGTCTCCATGACGTCGAGTACATCAAAGACATCGCATCCAATTACGAGCTTATCATCAATACTGGCTCAGGTTTTATTCCAGACGGAGCCGAAGCTTTTGTGCGAGGCCTCGCTCGTCGCGTTGAACCAGGCGTTCCTCCGCCTTGGCTATTGCACATTTCAGGTTGCAGCAATTTAGCTGATCGGCCACTTACTCAGAAGGCATATCCGGATAGAGAGTGGCATGATACTGACGGAAATGCTGTTTATGAGTTTTTGAAGTCTGAAGACGCGCGAGAGCCTTATCCTCAGAGGACTACCGAGGTTCGTGTCTTGACTACAGCGGAAGAGACTGGTGTGCGAGCTGTCAGCCTCAATACGCCTGTGATCTTTGGTGCTGGTAAAGGACTTTTCAACCAACAGGGCGTTATTATACCAATCATAATGCGCTACGTTATTCAGCACGGATATGGGTTCAAGTTGAACGAGACTGCGAACTGGGACTGGGTTCATGTTGAGGATCTTGCGGACGCCTTTGTGCTTCTCACTCGAACTATTCTGGAGCGGGAAGACCGTGGAGTAGGCTATATTCCAACTGGGGAAAATGGCATTCTCTTTCCAGCTGTCGGGAGGGCTTTGCAGACTGAGATCATGCAAAGGTGTCTTGATGTTGCGTTCGAAGAAGGAATATTGCCTCGTGAAGATACGCCTCCGTCAAAGGAGATTAGGGATGTTACTTTACAAGAGCTGGCGGATGAGATAACTGCTGGCCTTGTTGATATGGCGGAACGCGGATGGGCGGGTACGAAGTCGATGAAAGGTACTGAGTTAAAACGGCTCGTTGGTTGGAATCCTAGTCGTTTGGAAGATGCTTGGAAACAGGATTTtaaggatgagcttgaggcaTTGAAGTCTGGGAAGAGGCCATGGACACTGGAAAGCTGCATTGGTAAGGCTGGATAA
- a CDS encoding hypothetical protein (EggNog:ENOG41~CAZy:GH128): MRQSILYSFLCLCRLAESIDLSSKRGLAYHGDDHKSDNELLISNNSEIAWYYTWSLWPNGQIGSSLPFVPLIHGLDDASDSELESRLNGLPESSTHLLTFNEPDGETDTGGSAISAKDAARAYIEHIVPLRKAKRKWSISHPSVTGSPRGLEWLRDFNESCYDMDDDGCPTDFVAVHWYGDAGGLKNWLGSLREFYNETAPDARFWITEMALPKGDDDATLAMMNESLPYLDDNDYVQAYAWFGAFRKDDANEWTGDSVSLFDDDGGLTKLGAEYLGGEQKGFEEGMKGDSAGSLQSPSMGIMLAMALISLVHLW, encoded by the coding sequence ATGCGCCAATCAATTTTGTACTCATTTTTATGCCTCTGCAGGCTCGCTGAAAGCATTGACCTCTCGTCAAAACGCGGCCTTGCATACCACGGAGATGACCATAAATCAGATAATGAGCTCCTAATCTCAAATAATTCCGAGATCGCGTGGTATTACACGTGGTCCCTCTGGCCAAATGGTCAAATCGGCAGTTCTTTACCATTCGTGCCATTGATTCACGGCCTCGACGATGCATCAGATTCTGAGCTCGAGTCGCGGCTAAATGGGCTTCCCGAATCATCTACGCACCTCCTCACCTTCAACGAGCCAGATGGCGAAACAGACACCGGCGGAAGCGCGATATCTGCCAAAGATGCAGCGCGCGCTTACATAGAGCACATCGTTCCTTTAAGAAAAGCAAAGCGCAAGTGGTCAATCAGCCATCCCAGTGTTACCGGCTCACCACGCGGTCTTGAATGGCTACGCGACTTTAATGAATCCTGCTACGACATGGACGACGACGGGTGTCCTACAGATTTCGTCGCGGTGCATTGGTACGGCGACGCAGGCGGTCTTAAAAATTGGCTGGGAAGTTTGCGCGAGTTTTACAATGAGACGGCGCCTGACGCACGGTTCTGGATTACGGAAATGGCTCTACCGAAAGGGGATGACGATGCGACGCTGGCTATGATGAATGAGAGTCTTCCGTATCTTGATGATAATGATTATGTGCAAGCTTATGCTTGGTTTGGAGCATTTAGGAAGGATGATGCGAATGAGTGGACTGGGGACAGCGTGTCGctgtttgatgatgatgggggtTTGACGAAGCTGGGTGCGGAGTATTTGGGCGGTGAACAGAAGGGTTTCGAGGAGGGAATGAAGGGGGACTCAGCGGGAAGCTTACAGTCGCCTTCGATGGGTATCATGCTGGCCATGGCCCTGATTTCGCTAGTTCATTTGTGGTGA